The following proteins come from a genomic window of Mucinivorans hirudinis:
- a CDS encoding Mobile element protein, with translation MGATQISLAERREMVEKNHPRLSLVQQCILLNICRSGIYYASKGRASADELAVKAEIDRTYTKMPFYGVERMTEHLRKKGFTISPKRVRRYFRDMCISAIYPKPNTTWHNKEHKIYPYLLRGLTIDRVNQVWSTDITYIPMNGGYMYLCAIIDWHSRFVLAWGISNTHDSEFCQELLKEAIARYGKPEIFNTDQGSEFTAKEFVKILEENEIQISMDGKGRALDNIFVERLWRSVKYEYIYLSNPGSGKELYDGLTDYFRLYNTERLHQSLEYKTPSEVYMTAA, from the coding sequence GTGGGAGCTACTCAAATCTCGTTAGCCGAGCGTAGAGAGATGGTAGAAAAGAATCATCCTCGGCTGAGTTTAGTTCAGCAGTGCATATTGCTAAACATTTGCCGCAGTGGCATATACTATGCGAGCAAAGGAAGAGCAAGTGCAGATGAGCTTGCTGTTAAAGCAGAGATAGACCGCACCTATACCAAAATGCCTTTCTATGGTGTCGAGCGGATGACTGAACACTTGCGAAAGAAGGGTTTTACGATAAGCCCTAAGCGAGTGCGTCGTTACTTTCGGGATATGTGCATCAGTGCTATCTACCCCAAGCCTAACACCACGTGGCATAATAAGGAGCATAAGATATACCCCTATCTATTGCGAGGATTAACTATTGACAGGGTAAATCAGGTTTGGAGTACCGACATCACCTATATCCCAATGAATGGAGGTTATATGTACCTGTGCGCCATCATTGATTGGCATTCGCGCTTTGTGTTGGCTTGGGGGATAAGCAATACTCACGATAGCGAGTTCTGCCAAGAGTTGCTCAAAGAGGCTATTGCCAGATACGGCAAGCCGGAGATATTCAACACCGACCAAGGGAGTGAGTTCACGGCCAAGGAGTTCGTTAAGATACTTGAAGAAAATGAGATACAGATAAGTATGGACGGTAAAGGTAGGGCTTTGGATAATATTTTTGTCGAAAGGTTGTGGCGCAGCGTAAAATATGAGTATATTTACCTGTCGAACCCCGGCAGCGGCAAAGAGTTATATGATGGCTTGACTGACTATTTTCGTCTTTACAACACCGAAAGGCTACATCAATCGCTTGAATACAAGACTCCGAGTGAGGTCTATATGACGGCGGCATAG
- a CDS encoding Mobile element protein, which translates to MFGQLSNRESLRDLIVALDAHHSKCYHLGMGRNVSRSSLARANQDRDYHIFEEYAYYLVNEARQKRVTDIFKLGGNVYAFDSTTIDLCLSVFWWAKFRKKKGGIKVHTLYDVETQIPAFFHITEASGHDSKAMNEIPYESGSYYIFDRAYNNFKMLYRIHQIGAYFVVRAKKNLQYKSIKWKRRLPQKILSDMTIELMGFYPKQYYPEPLRLVRYWDEEQKREFVFLTNAMHISALQVAELYKNRWQVELFFKWLKQHLKIKKFWGTTENAVRIQIYASICTYCLVAMVQHDMKLDRSTYEVLQILSISLTDKTPLRDLFDKTKFQNDKERFGPDGPSLFDF; encoded by the coding sequence ATGTTCGGACAACTCTCCAATCGTGAAAGTTTGAGAGACTTGATTGTAGCTCTTGATGCTCACCATTCCAAATGTTATCACTTGGGAATGGGTCGAAATGTTTCAAGATCATCTTTGGCGCGAGCCAATCAAGACAGGGATTATCACATCTTTGAGGAGTATGCCTACTACTTGGTAAATGAAGCAAGGCAGAAGCGTGTCACCGATATCTTCAAACTTGGTGGAAACGTGTACGCCTTTGATTCTACAACCATTGATTTATGCCTTTCCGTATTTTGGTGGGCAAAGTTTCGCAAGAAGAAAGGTGGTATCAAAGTGCATACTTTGTATGATGTAGAAACGCAGATACCTGCATTCTTTCATATCACCGAAGCTTCCGGGCATGATTCAAAGGCTATGAATGAAATTCCCTATGAATCTGGCTCCTACTATATCTTTGATCGTGCTTACAACAACTTCAAGATGTTGTATCGGATTCATCAGATAGGTGCCTACTTCGTTGTCAGGGCTAAGAAGAATCTACAATACAAGTCTATCAAGTGGAAGCGCAGACTGCCCCAAAAGATACTCTCGGATATGACTATCGAATTGATGGGCTTTTATCCGAAGCAATACTATCCAGAGCCGCTTCGCTTGGTCAGATATTGGGATGAAGAACAAAAACGTGAGTTTGTTTTCTTAACCAATGCAATGCACATTTCTGCCCTTCAAGTTGCCGAACTTTACAAGAACCGCTGGCAAGTAGAGCTGTTCTTCAAATGGCTAAAGCAGCACCTCAAGATCAAAAAGTTCTGGGGGACTACCGAGAACGCCGTTAGAATACAAATCTACGCTTCAATATGTACTTACTGTCTGGTGGCAATGGTTCAGCACGATATGAAACTTGATAGAAGTACATACGAAGTTCTTCAAATATTGAGCATCTCGCTGACCGATAAAACGCCTCTTCGAGACCTCTTTGACAAAACTAAATTTCAAAATGACAAAGAACGATTTGGACCTGATGGGCCAAGTTTATTTGATTTTTAA